A single Lysinibacter sp. HNR DNA region contains:
- a CDS encoding ribose-phosphate diphosphokinase: MSGIQVSGQKRLVLVSGRAHPQLAAEIAQELGSELVPTDARTFANGELYARFDESVRGCDAFVIQSHTTPINEWLMEQLIMVDALKRASAKRITVVAPFYPYSRQDKKGRGREPISARLVADLFKVAGADRIMSVDLHAAQIQGFFDGPVDHLFAMPVLLEHFREKLEPTTLTVVSPDMGRARVADIWSDRLGAPLAIIHKRRDPLVPNQVSIHDIVGDVRGRWCLLVDDMIDTGRTIAKAAEALKNNGARGVTIAATHAIFSDPAVEVLSSDFIDSVVVTDTLPIPDEKRFEKLTVLPIAPLIARAIHEVFEDGSVTSMFDGAA, translated from the coding sequence ATGTCGGGTATTCAGGTTAGCGGCCAGAAACGATTGGTTTTAGTTTCTGGACGGGCTCACCCTCAGCTAGCCGCTGAGATCGCACAGGAGCTTGGTTCCGAGCTTGTTCCCACGGACGCCCGTACCTTTGCAAACGGTGAGTTGTACGCACGTTTTGACGAGAGCGTACGTGGCTGTGACGCCTTTGTCATTCAATCGCACACCACGCCCATCAACGAGTGGTTGATGGAACAGCTCATTATGGTGGACGCCCTCAAACGAGCCTCAGCCAAACGGATTACGGTTGTGGCGCCGTTTTATCCGTACTCACGCCAAGATAAAAAAGGTCGAGGACGTGAACCCATTTCCGCTCGTCTGGTGGCCGATCTTTTTAAGGTTGCTGGAGCCGATCGAATCATGTCGGTTGACCTTCACGCCGCCCAGATTCAAGGCTTTTTTGACGGCCCGGTTGATCATCTATTTGCGATGCCCGTTCTGCTGGAACATTTTCGTGAGAAGCTTGAGCCCACCACGCTTACCGTTGTTTCGCCGGATATGGGCCGGGCGCGGGTAGCCGATATCTGGAGTGATCGCTTGGGGGCACCGCTGGCGATTATCCATAAGCGGCGTGACCCGTTGGTGCCCAATCAGGTGAGCATCCACGACATCGTGGGTGACGTGAGGGGACGCTGGTGTTTGCTGGTCGATGACATGATTGACACCGGGCGCACAATCGCCAAGGCGGCCGAGGCTTTGAAGAACAACGGCGCTCGGGGCGTGACGATTGCCGCAACTCACGCAATCTTCTCCGACCCGGCTGTTGAGGTATTGAGCTCGGACTTTATTGATTCGGTGGTGGTCACGGATACCCTGCCAATACCTGATGAAAAACGTTTTGAAAAACTGACCGTGTTGCCAATTGCTCCGCTTATCGCGCGAGCCATCCACGAGGTTTTTGAAGACGGCTCGGTGACCTCAATGTTTGACGGTGCCGCATAG